GAAACAAACACCTAGTTTCCAGTTCAGTAATGTAAAATAGATTTTGAATTACTTGTGTGTTGAGTACTTAATGTTTTTAGCTTCCAAGGCCCCTGAAGGTCTTCATCTGGTCCCATACATGGTTCAAGAAGACTAGGAACCCCTCTGGGGGGGGAATTGAGGGGTATCACACCTGGTGTCACCTGCAACAACGGTCTCTCACTTTTGCAGATCTTTTCCCCACTTTTGTTCTTACTTCTTCACCGTGACCTTGGAGGAGGACAGACACTCATGTGCAGTTTTACAGGGAGGAACTTGGAGGTGGTCCAGACCTGTCCAGGCTGGTGTCGAAAGGTCAAGCAGGGCTGGACATGAAGACTAGGTCTGCATGCTAGTCCTGTCTCTTCCCATTCCCCTCGGCCATGACTTCATGATTCTATGCTTTAAGAATTTTGGCTggctgttttaaaatctattttctttttctgccagtAGTTGTATTTGAAGGCAACTTGGGGAGATTTATGACCTGATAGGGAGTGAAGAAAGATTCTGAGAGATTTAAATGTACTTACAAATGTAGATAACCTAATCCATGAGGCTTTAACAATTACAGAAAACCTTAGGGATTGTTTTTAAAAGCGGAGCAAAGCGTATGTGATACGTTCTTGGAAGAGAAATGGGACGCATCTCATCATTTATTCTCTCtgagctttattttcctttttttttttttttttaacaataagaGGCTTAGACTGTCATTCCCCGAGACCTTTCCAGTTCTATCAGGCTCTGATGCAAAGACCTACTTTCATGTGCTAGTGTGGTTTGCACGCTCTATACAAATATCTATAAAACCACGTATTAATTTCCAAGAGCTGCCACAACCATGTACCCAAACTAGGCACCTTAAAGCAACAGAGATTTGTTGTTTCATAGCTCTGGAGgagagaagttcaaaatcagagggttggcagggccatgctcccccCGAAGGCTCCGTggaagaatccttccttgcctctctctgGCCTCTGCTGGCTTGCGGCAGCGCTTGGCTTGCAGCCACGTCACCcccgtctctgcctccatcttcacgcGAACATCTTCCCTGGGTATTCTGTGTCTTCTCCTCTTTGTTTAGGGATAGAGTTcacattggatttagggcccatcCTAATCTAGTGGACTTTATATGAACTAAACTAATTACATATGCACAGACCTCGTTTCCAAATAAAGGCTTGTCCTGAGGGTCCAGGTGGATGTGAATTTTGGGGGAGACACTATTAAACTCACTACAaaccaaaataagtaaaaattcatTTACTTACTCAACAGCATCTGTGTAGCATTGGTTACCTGTCAGACACGGGGGGACATTGGTGAGCAACATATGGTCTTCCTTGCCCTCCCAGAGTGTCTAGCCTCATGTTGCAAGAAGACAGGTAAAGAAGCAATAACACAGGGTGTGACATGCACTGGACAACCAGCTAGAGTCCAAGCCTTCGGTGAGAAGTTTCACAGAAAGCTAGCCACCAGCTTCAATGCCTAGTTTCCTGACTGATATCATAAAGTGAGCCTATGTTTCTTTTGCATTAGGCACCTTGTTTCTCCTTTGCGTGTGTCAGGAAGGCTTTGGTTATAAACGTCATTGTCATTATTGTCGCTGCCACCATCGTCTTCCCACTGCGACTCTGTGATGATTTTTAGTACTCACCAACCTCAGCTCCCGTCAGAGCACAGGTTCAGGGTTATTAAGAGCTTCGTTACACCAGCGACACTAGAGACACTCTTGATTGTTCATTAATCATCAgcggagctgggggtggagggacaaAAGGAGGTTCTGCTCCTTCCCGGACAGCAGAGGGTTTGTTGTGTTGAAAAGGTCTTCCGTTCACCCAACCCCCtgaggtttctttttggggtgttGTGATTCGCTCCATCTGTGATACAGAAGGGTCCTGAGATGCTGTCTATCCCACCATCGCAGTTGCGGTTGGATGTCGAGATGAGGCGATGGGACATTGAGGAAGGGAAAGGACATGTTCTGGCCCAAGGCCAGACCCAGAGGCCTCGATTCCCAGCCCCAATGTCTGGTCCCTGCCTCTAGGTCGCCTCTCCAAGGCTTCGCCTCTCCTTTTCGCACAGCAAATGAGATGGGGAATGAGTGACCCAAGTAGAGAGATACTGATTACAGTAATTCTGCAGTTCCCTTTGTGCTCagggacaatttttaaaaacccgaGCAATGTGTGGTGTTGGTCAGAGCCAGTGTCAGACACCATGCAATTAGGAAGTCACCAGGTAAGGCCCAGGCGTAGTCTAAGGGGCTCAGTTCCACCTTAGCCCCGCAGGCATTTACCTGCTGAACGCTGCCATGTTTGAGGCAGGTGAAGATTTATGATAATACAATGGGTGCATTGTCAACCGACCCTCCCAGTTGCTTAGAAACTAAGCTGCTACAAGGATGTTATGGTGCAGACTCACCCAGCCACCGAGGTGAGGAAGTGAGTTCTTAGAAATGTTTTGGCAGATGCCTCTGTCGCTGTGCTTTGAGGACTTCCCCAGTCCATGTGGAAAGGGAAACCCAGATCTGAGAGAAATCTTCCCCTCGATGCTACACAAAGTTGGTTGCATTTGGTCAATCACATAATTTTGCAGGCGTGTTCATGTCACAGGGATGCTTTGGGGTCATCTGGTTGTTCACGCAAAGGCCTGAGATGCCTCTTGGGAATCTGTCCATTGCTAAGGAATTGGGACAATGACACCGCAGTCCTTGTTCTCTGAGATAGAGAGGACGGGGTCGGTGAATAGTGGCCTCTCTGTGGGGCAGCCATTGCTGACTTTGACAAGAAGAGTGGAAGAGTTTAGAGGGGGGAGGCTATGCTAGGATGTCATGTGGACCATGCAGTGGAGAAGTCAATGACGGCTAAGAGAGAGCTCACAGCACAAAGGTGTTGGTGGCcatggggaagggtggggaaggagaaagatgaaaatttgGGATGATGATtgaaattccttttctttgtgtTCGTTAAATCCCAAAAGCCTCTTTTATTCAGTGAGGTTCTCAAGCCACACGCCTTTGTGTTGAAgacattccacttctggggaagGTTTCTCTGAACATGGGAGGCCCCTTGGGCGGAGGACTGGTTTTGGCCTGTTCTTCCTGGTACCGCCTCTGCATGGGGCTCCGAGGTCCCCTGAGCAGAAGTGAGGGCCTTCTTCTCCGTACGGAGTCTGCTTCTGCCGAGCACACGCCGACTTCCCCAGGACGAGGCTCTCGCTTCCCTGCCGCTTGCGATGGCTGCGTAAAGGAAATCCCGCCTTCCCTCAGAGGCTCCGGGAGATGCACCCTGAGAGCTTGTGGGGTGTGCTCTCATGATCTCGCAAGTCTCCTCCGATTGACATGGCGCCCAAGGCGGGGGAGGCGTGGTGACCTGGGGAGTCCCCAGCAGAGATCTgctttccctcccccccccctctcctcTCACCCCCGCCCTACCCCACTCCCACCTGAGACGTGGACGTTGCGGCCGGGTACCAAGCGAGGACAGGCAGGCAAGGCCCACAGGGCGAATGTGGAGTCCGTGTCCTGGTTCCATGCTTATTgagcctccttccctcctgcctgtGATCCATCGCTCCAGGACAAATGTCAGGCGAGTGTAAGGATGGCAGCCTTATGCCACATCCCCCCAAGTCAGAATTAGAAACTCTCTCCAAAGGTGAGCTCTTGGGACAAGCATCGCCATTCTGGGGGAACACGGTGCAGGCTGCTGGGCATAGGCTGTTCTCAGACAGCTCAGTGGTCCAGGTGCTGAGGGAGGCCAGAAAAGGGCCTGCGTCTGTCTCTTCCTTGCAGCGCCTGCATGCCGCCTGCTTTGTGCTTGTCCATGGGCCTGCCTCCCCGGGCCCGGCCAGTGGCACCCAATCGGAGCCTGGCTGCAGGTTTTTCCAAACTGCACCACAGAGGCCACCTCCCGGGGCTGGCCGAGGAGATCTTTTCCGGAGGACCTCTGCGGTATTTTGAGATACATCCAAATAGTTTGACAACTATCTAAAACacaatattttcattgtgttCGGTATTGATCATGGAAATAATTCACATGAACCCTGGACCCGCAGACAAATACTTTCGTAAGGGTGAATACCAGAAGATATCTATTTTACCCCCGCACAGACGTGGTTGTCTTTCTAGCACACAAAGCAAGATCCTCCGATCTTCTGCAGACACTAGGGAAATGGCAAATATCAACGGTCAGTCGGACTGCTGCGGATCTGCACTCCAGAAGCGGGGTCCCGGAGTTTGAATGAGACAGTTTCGGAAGCACACGTGCCCGAGGAGTCATCTTCTCATGGACCCTCGagttttccagatgaagaaatgggGGCCCACGGAAGGGAAGGGGTTCAGCTCCAGCCCTCCATCCCAGTACGATTTTCTCCCTGGCACACAagcaccccacctccccccactccatTCCAGTGCAGAGTGAGGAGGAAGGTGTGGTTAGTATTCCGTTCCCAGGGCCGCTGCAGCGCccagctgggaggagaggagaagttGGGGCCGACAGCAGGTCGGCCGGCGGTGTTCTCACCACGACCTCgccaggagagggcagagggacgGCCCAGAGTTCCAGTTTCCCTCCTGGGCCTGAGGTCATAAGTGAAGCCGAGGGAACAGGAACGACAGAGTCCCCGCAGACGGAGGGACATTCTCGTTGCCTGGAACAAAGGAAGCGAGTATTTTCGAAAGCTCGCCATGCACCGGGGCGACCGCTCGGTGCTTTCACGTGTGTTCTCTGATCGCAACTGCGCAGTCACCTCCTGGGAATATCCCGATGACAGGGGCCTTGCTGTGGCAGACACAGGAGCGAAAGCTCAGGGATGGCATATAGTGTTTCCGAATTCTCAAAACCAGAGGAGCCCCAGTTCGAACCGAGTACGACCCTCAAGCCTACACCCTCCAGGCTCCGAGCGAGGACAAAGACATTAGAGCCAATGGCTGACAGAGGAAGGGTATGTGTGGCAGTCGAGTTTGATCGGGAGGTGGGAGCCAGGCCGGGGGGACCTTGAATGGGGTGTTGTGGGGGTGTTTCCGGGCGGTGGGGGAGTCAGCACGAAGTCGCTGGGTGTGCGGGCTGCGGGGGAAGGTGCGGAGGGGCCGGGAGCGAGAGCAAGGGCCACCAAGGTGGTTTCACAACAGTGCCTGGACTCCCCGGGACCGACGCTGGAGATTTCTGGGAATGCGCCTGTTTCCGACACCAGCTGACCTCCGGGAGAAGGAACACAGAGCCTCAGGCTGGAGTTCCGGTAGCTCCACTGAGAGAGGAAGTCACGTGTGCCTTCCTGGCAGCCTCTCGGCATCTGGGTGTCAGAGGACGTCCCCTGGGTCACTGCCACCCTTATGTTGTCAGGGAGCTTCGGAACGACGGGAGAGGTCTTTACATTGCGGAAACCGTTTGGAGATTTTGCTTCAGTCGTACGGTCCGATCGCGAGGGCTTGGAGATCAGAGGGCTTGACATCAGTCTGGGCACCAGAAGGTCtcctttttgtttctcctcttgtATTAACATTGGCttggggctgcagctgcagaaACCTGGATCATGAGTTAGTGCTGGAAGGGATGCCTTGATCTTCCAGTAATTGTTAAAAGATGAGAAGACTGATGTCTCGAGCCGTCTGGAAACTTGCCTAAGATGACACTCCTGCCTGGCCCGGTTAGAACCCAGGTTACCTCTGGCCAAGCCACTCTCCGACTGGAACGAGGTGGCCACACAGGCTGCGACCGACTTGCTCGGAGAACAGCGGGGCATTTATTTGTGCCGGGGGATTGGGGTGATAGGGTACAATGCCTTCTAAGGGGCCTTCTTCCAGAACGCTGCCCCAAGGATACCCATTCAGCCCCAGCACACAGTTCAGAAAGGGGAGAGAGCCAAAGGCTTATCATCTCAAGCCACCCCGAGTGAACACCTCGCCGCATGTGCTCCTCCCTGAACTGGCAGGGCTCCAGGCGTCTCTCCTTCCGCCTCTGCCACCTCCGGGTTTCAGCTTGGTGAGGCTTGTGCTGTGATTCCCTCGGGAAGCAGGGGATTCCTCACGCCTGTGGGCAGTCGCCAGAGGAATCCACTCGACTGCAGCTACTGGTGCGCGCCAGGGAGTGGGAGGCGGGGATTCCGCGCCCCAGGGCATGAAAACAAAGTCCTCCCCACGCCTCCCTCGCCTCCCTCCCGTCGGGACCTCTAGCCAAACCACGTCCTGTGGAAAGAGCTGTTGCTCTCGGCAGGAGCAGGAGGCagtgttttatttccatgtccttCTTCAGTAGGTGACCGAAGCTCGTGgcgcaaaattttaaaaaatataacagtaGACCATGAAAAGTGAGGGTCCTTCCTGGTCTTGACCTTAGGCTTTCCGTTCCTTTCTCCAGAGGTGACATTTGCGAGCAGTGTTTTGTGTGTCCTTTCGGATAGATTCAGCGCCCACGCCGGCATcgcttttattttgttaatacatAGTAATGTACTTCATGCATAATCCCgctttttttgctttgtttcactttatatattttggagttggCTCCTTATATTGAACCTGTTTGTTCTTTTCACTATCAATTAACTGCAATACTTTATCCAGCAGACTTCCTCTCGTCCTGCTTGCTGGGGAATACTCTCTGGGTTCAAGTTCGAGTTTTTCCAAGCtgttaaagagaagggaaaaaccCAACGTTAAAAAAAGCTACACTTGCATGCCCTGAACTCTGAAGGGTTAGATCAGTTTTTATGGCCTGTGCGCCCTGAATATAAAACACCGTGACCTCTGCGTTACAGCCGGGAGTCACTCCCAGTGCATTCTGGGAGTCCGTGGCCACGGTGGACTGATTGGTCCCGGCCTTCTCCACGAGGGGATGGATCTGTGCAACTGAGTGAGTTTCTTGACGAGATGACTATCAAATGCTCTGGTATCTGAAACGGGAAGTTGGGACTCAGTGAGCCAAAACCGTGTGCCAAAGGAAAGTTGGGCAGGGACGAGCACAGACCTCAGCTGCTCGCATGCACGGAAGAACAGAACACTCCTGACTTATCTTAAGAACCATTGCAGAgaagccgggggcggggcgggagcaccCAGGAGGCAGCCTGGGCCTAATCTTCATGGAAAAAAACCAAGTCTTCGGCAAGTTGCTCCCTCTCTAGGCTACTACACCCCTGTGTCATAGAACAGGACTTGTCGACTCCGTTCgttcactattttattttcctaaaagcatgttctttttcctccttcaggTGCCACCTCAGTATCCTCCAGTTCAAAGGATCAGAGCACAGTTTACCAGTAAGTACTGTtgaaagtttccttttttaaaagaatctccTCTCCGGTCCCTTCACTTCCTCCACAACCCAGCGTCTCACCCTTTCTCAGGGAAGCATTACATCCTGGAATTGCTGGACCCTGCATGTTGTGTTTGTTGGGGACAAAGAAGgtgtagaaaggaaaaaaagggggagtcCTTAGTTACCAAATCTGCTTGCCACTGTATGAATGAATTCTTGTAGCTGCCTCACTAATCCTTCCAGGAACCATCTGGGTAagaattattcttattttttaggtaaggaaactaaggctttACTTCTTACAAGATGGTCTGTGAGACACACCATTTCCAGTATAGGACAAGGTTTTTACCTTAATGAGAGTTGGGACCCAGCTCTCACTAACTACCGGGAGAGCGTGGCTCAGACCCATGATTAACACTAGGATGCCCACCGGTAGTTTCCTCAAGGCTATTCATTGGTGTCTACGTTCTCCTGAGCCCGAGGAATGTATGTCTTGCCCTCCATAAGTGGTCTTCCTCTTCAATTCCAAGCATGTCCCCTGGGCCTGGTACAAAGCAAGAATTACTGAGTTGTGTCCAGCAGTGGGGACATGAGCCACAGTGGGAACTCTGAGATGTGGCTGCTCAGCCATGACGGAGctgatgaaagagaaaagagatttaGACTTTTTGGCTTACACTTGGAATGAATGGCTCCACGCAAGGTTACCAAAGTCATTACTCtgcatcctcctcttcctcctcctcttccttttccttctctggtGGAAGCAGTTCTCCCCAAGGCACATTCCAGGGGAAACTAGCAACACAAAGTCAAAAGGAGAGGCAGGCCTGTGTTCCCGAGCGCTGTCTCCTTCTTCTTACTGAGCAGACTCTGAGATCACTGACATTCTGCACACAGTAGCATGATTCAGCTTTAGTGGCTGCTGGCAAAGGACACTCAGTTCTGTTCAGAAGCCCAGTGCCTCTGGTGTGTGAAAAATGTGCATTTCACAGTCAGATGGAGAGAAAATAGGAAGAGCTCGAAGCCAGGGCTTTGCATGGAGAGGGTGCACGGGACCTGGCAAGtggccctcccacccccctttgcTCTCAGAGCCactgagcaagaaagaaaatcctGAAGTTGCCAGTCCCTCCTGGTTTTGAAAATCTGGGGCACCTGCAAGCTCCATTTCTTGCCACAGGTCTGTTGCAACGACTACCAATTGCTTTAATCCCTCAGCTCTTGAATCCCAGCCCCATCGGGAACTCTCTTGGGCACTAGCACTAGCTGTGCTCTCCTCCATTCCACAGACAAAGCACGGTGCTCGCTTCCTCTCATCCTCCTCAAAGTCTCTCCCTATTGCTGTCTCTTCATATGTTTCTAGACATGCTGGAAGGTTGTTGTCCAAAGCTGTGCTAAGgaatcattcttttttccttcttctttttgtcttacCCCCCTTAGGCTGTGACAGTGACCAAGGTTGCCTCCTCACATCCCCAGGCGAGGAGACCATGACGGTGCAAGACAACTCAATTCCCATCAAATGCGATGGGTTTTATCTCATCTCCATAAAGGGCTACTTCTCCCAGGAGATCAACCTCAACCTGTATTACCGGAGAAACCTGGAATCCCTCTTCTCCCTGAGCAAAGTCACATTCGTCAACTCTGTCACCGTGGCCTTTCTGGCTTACAAGGACAAAGTCTACTTGAATGTGACCACCCACAATACCTCGTACGAAGACATCCAGGTGAATGGCGGGGAGTTAATTCTCATTCACCAAAATCCTGGGGGATTCTGTGCCGAATGAGGACCTGACGCCCACATGGAGGCCAGCGCCGAGCATACACGCTACACGGAGGGTGGGCAGGACACGGACTCTTCCTTGGGAGGGGAGGAGTCGTCCCAGCTCAGCCCCATCTACGGCCACACAGGATGTGACTGGAAGACCCCCCCTACCCCTACTCAGGGATATTTAAGACTTATTTTATGTATCATTGAACTTTATTTATCCTCGTATCTACCAAACGActcagccctcctcccccacGCCTCCCGGGTGCCTCTGTGGGATGCGAAAGTAGGCGCCTCCCCCCGAAGACGCACTGTTTCCACTGGGCAGGAAACCGTCGTAATAAACTTGCTGTATTGACAAAAACACTGGACTACCATTTGCTAGACACTTGACACCTGGCACTGTCAACCCATGGAGGACCCGGGAGGGGGGCGATGAGTCTGCCGAAGACAGTGTGGACCTCCTCCTGATAGCCGGGGCTGCCTCTCCAGCGTAGACTTGGCTGCAGTCTGATCGTTGCCCGAATACCTCTTGTTTGGTGAAGTTCGGAAGGAAAATCACCTTGCGAGCAGCTGTCCGGACTTGGCGGAGAGAGGCAGCTAAGGCTGAGTCCGTGCCCTGGGCTTGCTTTCTTTACCACTCTCCCAGCCGCCAAGTGTTCTACATAGAAATTCTCTCTCAAAAGCCCACCCCGGTGATGTGATACGGGGAAAAATCAAATCGGCCATTAAGGAAAACCGAGGAAAAGCATCCTCTGACCCAGGAGAGCGAGAGGGTTTGCTGGAGCGCACGGGAGAGCAGTGAACCTGGAACTCTCGGGGGAAAAGTCAGTAAGACTCGAAGTAGCCTGGGGAGGAAATCACGCTCTTTGCCACAGTTTGCCAGAGGGACACGGATGTGTCCTCCTCCTTATGCTGACAAACACTCACCCCCATGCCTTGCACACGCACACGCCACATGGCTAGTTTCACAGACGAATTCCATGGTCACATGCAAAGTCATGTCACAGACACTGAGCGCACCCTGTATCTTATGAAAAACAATAATCTCTGTGTAGAAACACCCTGGTGTCCCAGCGATACCCGAAACTAGAGGGACCCACCAGCAGCCAACCCCTTAATGTTTCATGGAAATGCTCCTCCCGATCAGGCTGCCAGCATAGTAGACAGTGGGATTTTTCATAAGTCAAATTTCACGTGATTGTGTAGGTTCTCAAATTCTggccaacattttattttttaacaggaGCCAGTGTTTCCCTGCCATTTTAAATACAGCGCACAAAAATGCCACAGACTTTCTCTGGATGGTTCTGCGTCCTCCCCGTCACTGTCCTGTGCTGCAAGGCAGTGACACCTCCGGGCTGTTCAGAAAGGTGGCAGGCAGTTTGCCCCTGCACTAGATGGTCTCGCTCAGATTTCATTACTTTTATGTCTGCTCAGCGTAGCTTTCCATCTCATCTGAAAGGACCTGTCTCCAAAGATCTTCCTGCCTTTCTATCCTAGTCTGTTGTGGAGACATaaataagtgctcagtaaaaagaaaaaggtaactaAGAGAAATTGTGCCTAAAGGTACGAGTGATCGAGGTCTAGATGGTGGCCAAGGCCTCACGTAATCCTAACCATAACCACAGGTAGACATTTAGGGAGGGCCTACTGTGGACCGGGCATCAGGAAAAATGGTTTACGCGAACCATGCTGAGCAAGATGCTCTGTAAATCTGTCTTGACTACTCAGAGGAGCTGTGTGTGTAGACACGCACACACAGGAGCATGTTGACTATGGTCTGCAAAGCTGATATTACTCACTGAGTGTTATCTCCTAAGTAAACGTTTATGACTGTagataatatttaagaaaatgtatgtttACTTTGTTACGTTTGGAACTTCTGACTGTATTTCACCTGGACACGCACATTCCAGGCCTACACACAATTGTTCTGGCGGTTGTTTGCCGTCGGTGGCATGGCCTCTACCCACAGATGCCTGCTCCCTGTGGGCACACCTGGCCTGCTCGTTCCTCGCTGGCCTCCTTCAGCCACGCAGGGATGTTCCTGCCATGGAGCAAACtcactcccccacctcctctccttcaAAACAGGCATGTCCCCTTTGAGTCATTCCTTCCAGGGGACAATGAACTCTTCTCTGGACACAGCAGAGTTCTGTGGAAACAGAACTGAATTGAGAAGTCAGGAGACTGGAATTCTAGTTTGACTCAGTCACTAACTAGCCAAATGACTCTGGGCAAATGATTCCCCATTTCTTAACCCTGCTTTCCGCCCTGGTTAAGCGATCACTTTAGAATCTTAATGCTCATAGGCAACCGCGAAAGTGCATGCTGAGTGTCCGTGTACTGGTTGCTATGAGTCCACATATATGTAACTTCTTTTACtatatgtttttttccccccttggaCAAGCTAGCAGTCTTTCCTCAGCCTTCTTGGTGAGTCCTTCAAGACCAGTTATCAATTGTTACTTAGTGACTTCCTCCTTAGGGAATGACATAAGGGATCTAATCTTGATCTAAGTCATAATTTGTTCTTGAACATACTGGGCAGGTCCCCTATTTTAAGTCCTTGTTTTGTATTTAGTACTTTCTTGACTCTCAGAGAGTATTAATATTGATATTAATAATATAgctaataataatattcatatttacatggaaacaaataaaaggtcTCAGAATTCAGTACTGGTTAACGTGTTGGAGTTTTTATTgatccttccctccctttcctggtCACGCTTGGCTGACTCCCTGATGGGAGGAACCTGGCGCAAGTGTTCTGGTTGCCTCTCTGCCTCTTATTTCAGCTGCCGGAGCTATGCCCAGTGAGTGGTTAAGCTGTCAAACTCTGTCTTTGCTTTGGAAAAGATATTCATG
This portion of the Phyllostomus discolor isolate MPI-MPIP mPhyDis1 chromosome 14, mPhyDis1.pri.v3, whole genome shotgun sequence genome encodes:
- the TNFSF4 gene encoding tumor necrosis factor ligand superfamily member 4; its protein translation is MEGVQALNENVRSTPGRRFPTNKLLLVAAVVQGLGLLLCLTYICLHVYAPQVPPQYPPVQRIRAQFTSCDSDQGCLLTSPGEETMTVQDNSIPIKCDGFYLISIKGYFSQEINLNLYYRRNLESLFSLSKVTFVNSVTVAFLAYKDKVYLNVTTHNTSYEDIQVNGGELILIHQNPGGFCAE